The following coding sequences lie in one Polluticoccus soli genomic window:
- a CDS encoding TonB-dependent receptor, translating into MYRFSGIVKAGMVLAITLCYGFVSNAQVRDTLGEIRVKGRRNKPVSNDDRLNTFSPGQKVTTIDSFTLQQYQFQNMANLLAQQTPVFIKSYGFNALSTLNFRGSSAAQSQVYWNGIPIQNAALGMSDISLLPVSLMDKVNIVYGSSSALWGSGNVGGALLIENNKPVFDSNGRAQHSVSAVAGSYSQYQLGLRSSLSTRKWYVAANAFGQTARNDFSYFDPEDKSRKQTLNSDLQSGVVMLNGGYKIDDRNTISLTGWYQQYYREIPRALFEPVSIKSRRDESLRLLLDWNRTGIKLTTHAKLAYIRDNMVYEDTTIQLKSVNNTSQVYGEAGVKYRFNAHHQLLAFTPVHISVLERGQYSDAKTQNRAALAMAYAFTHLDDRLNFSASLRGEMINDISVLLPGANGSFAIAPWLMIRGNAQKTYRAPTLSELYYQPGGNEELKPEKGWSFDGGYAVKTRGSNALVLTHDLSVFTRLIDDWIIWFGGAVWTPHNIASVHSRGIETENKLQWRIQAWKLHLGVNTAYVLSTTEESDLPGDGSIGKQIPYAPRYNGQANIGFTWKSLYLNYNHTYTGYRFYTTDESGYILPYNTGNLQLFYTMYIRSKPLQLTGQVNNVWNQRYEVVNARPMPGTNWLLGVRATLAD; encoded by the coding sequence ATGTATCGGTTCTCTGGCATAGTAAAAGCAGGCATGGTGTTAGCGATAACACTGTGTTATGGCTTTGTGTCAAATGCCCAGGTGCGCGATACGCTTGGTGAGATACGGGTAAAAGGACGAAGGAATAAACCTGTATCTAACGACGACCGTCTAAATACGTTTTCTCCCGGGCAAAAAGTAACGACCATAGATAGCTTTACACTGCAGCAATACCAGTTTCAAAACATGGCCAACTTGCTTGCGCAGCAAACGCCGGTATTCATCAAGTCGTATGGCTTTAATGCACTATCTACACTCAACTTTCGGGGTTCTTCGGCTGCTCAATCGCAGGTATACTGGAACGGTATACCGATACAAAATGCGGCATTAGGTATGTCTGACATATCGTTGCTGCCTGTATCGCTGATGGATAAGGTCAATATAGTATACGGCAGTTCATCGGCGCTATGGGGCAGTGGCAACGTGGGGGGCGCATTATTGATCGAGAACAACAAACCGGTATTTGATTCGAATGGTCGGGCGCAACATTCCGTGTCGGCGGTAGCTGGTAGCTATAGTCAATATCAACTGGGTTTACGCTCGTCTTTAAGCACGCGCAAATGGTATGTCGCAGCTAATGCCTTTGGCCAGACGGCGCGCAATGATTTCTCTTATTTCGATCCGGAAGATAAAAGCCGGAAGCAAACGCTCAATTCCGACCTGCAGAGTGGTGTGGTCATGCTGAACGGCGGCTATAAGATCGATGACAGGAACACAATTAGCCTGACGGGTTGGTACCAGCAATATTACAGGGAGATACCGCGTGCCCTGTTTGAACCGGTGTCGATAAAAAGCAGGCGCGATGAATCGTTAAGGCTTTTACTGGACTGGAACAGAACTGGTATTAAACTCACAACTCATGCTAAACTGGCGTATATCCGCGACAATATGGTATATGAGGATACTACGATCCAGCTTAAGTCGGTCAACAATACAAGCCAGGTATATGGCGAGGCTGGCGTAAAATATCGTTTCAATGCACACCACCAGTTATTGGCCTTCACTCCCGTTCATATTTCTGTTTTAGAAAGAGGGCAATACAGTGACGCAAAAACACAGAACCGTGCAGCCCTTGCCATGGCTTATGCGTTTACGCACCTGGACGACCGGTTAAATTTCTCAGCCAGTTTGCGGGGCGAAATGATCAATGATATATCTGTATTGCTTCCGGGGGCTAATGGGTCTTTTGCCATTGCACCATGGCTAATGATACGAGGCAATGCACAAAAGACCTACCGTGCCCCAACGCTAAGTGAGCTATACTACCAACCGGGTGGCAACGAGGAGTTGAAGCCGGAAAAGGGATGGAGTTTTGACGGTGGTTATGCAGTGAAGACTAGAGGATCAAACGCGCTGGTACTTACGCATGACCTGTCGGTGTTCACGAGGCTGATAGACGACTGGATCATATGGTTTGGAGGGGCAGTATGGACGCCGCACAACATTGCCTCAGTGCACAGTAGAGGGATAGAAACAGAAAACAAATTGCAATGGCGCATACAGGCATGGAAACTGCATTTGGGTGTCAACACTGCTTATGTGCTTTCTACTACGGAGGAAAGCGATCTGCCGGGAGATGGTAGTATAGGCAAACAGATACCATATGCTCCACGCTATAACGGCCAGGCAAATATTGGGTTCACCTGGAAGTCGCTGTACTTGAATTACAATCATACCTACACGGGTTACAGGTTCTATACTACTGACGAAAGCGGTTACATTCTTCCTTACAATACGGGTAATCTACAGCTGTTTTATACAATGTATATACGCTCCAAACCTTTGCAGTTGACGGGACAAGTGAATAACGTATGGAACCAAAGGTATGAGGTTGTAAATGCCCGCCCTATGCCCGGTACTAACTGGCTGCTGGGCGTTCGCGCTACTCTGGCTGACTAG
- a CDS encoding DUF5074 domain-containing protein produces the protein MALLIFFSACVKDKPAEPALPVNTDTAGNVYIVCEGSLGNGNASLSVYQSNDGQISNDIYQAINGQPLGDVFESMQRIGDKLFLCINNSDKVVVIEAASKKQVTSISVPKPRHILQVSDTKAYVSTLFSNKVYTINPQTYEVTGSMDMPAQNTEAMLFYKGAAYFCTWDTAVNKIYKLNPATDKIEQEITVGGYAPHSIITDKFNMLWILSGNVTKGKRAALTRIDPANGQTLAVYQFPEKADPIRLVTNTVGDELYFISVNYKGSTEYNGIYRMGILDAAIPAQPFIAAKQYQYFWALGVEPVTDKLYIGDPKGFIQKGSVLIYSNAGEKEKEFAVGIGPGHFYFDNK, from the coding sequence ATGGCGCTGCTGATCTTCTTCAGCGCCTGCGTAAAAGACAAGCCCGCAGAACCTGCATTGCCCGTCAATACTGACACGGCGGGCAACGTGTACATAGTATGCGAAGGCAGCCTTGGCAATGGCAATGCTTCTTTGAGTGTGTACCAGTCTAACGACGGACAGATCAGCAACGATATTTACCAAGCCATAAATGGTCAACCGTTAGGTGATGTGTTTGAAAGCATGCAGCGCATCGGCGATAAATTGTTCCTCTGCATAAACAACTCCGATAAGGTCGTCGTAATAGAAGCGGCCAGCAAAAAGCAGGTGACTTCTATATCGGTTCCCAAGCCTCGTCACATCCTCCAGGTAAGCGATACCAAGGCCTACGTTTCAACACTGTTCTCCAATAAGGTATACACCATCAATCCGCAAACCTATGAGGTAACGGGTTCGATGGATATGCCGGCACAGAATACGGAGGCAATGCTGTTCTATAAAGGAGCAGCGTATTTCTGTACCTGGGATACGGCTGTGAATAAGATATACAAGCTCAATCCAGCTACAGACAAGATAGAACAGGAAATAACTGTGGGCGGCTACGCTCCTCATTCTATCATTACCGACAAGTTCAATATGCTTTGGATATTGTCGGGCAATGTGACTAAAGGTAAGCGTGCTGCTTTAACGAGAATAGACCCGGCAAATGGACAGACCCTGGCTGTGTATCAGTTCCCAGAAAAAGCAGATCCGATACGCCTGGTGACAAATACCGTTGGCGATGAACTGTATTTTATTTCGGTAAACTATAAAGGTAGTACCGAGTATAATGGCATTTACAGGATGGGCATCCTGGATGCTGCGATACCTGCCCAGCCGTTCATTGCTGCAAAGCAATACCAGTATTTCTGGGCGCTGGGTGTAGAGCCGGTAACTGATAAACTATACATCGGCGACCCTAAAGGGTTTATTCAGAAAGGTTCGGTGTTGATATACAGTAACGCAGGCGAGAAGGAAAAAGAATTTGCGGTAGGTATAGGGCCCGGTCACTTTTATTTCGACAATAAGTAA
- a CDS encoding T9SS type A sorting domain-containing protein, which yields MRTILSLITLCLVQTATAQFAPQAGVAGTTAISKTSGKFTGWATGCALQRGWTDINDKSQGYVTSGDSSWAIGIADAVPVSIGDSGVATLTFAKPLYDGAGPDFAVFENAFPNPQDPEMAFLELAFVEVSSDGVNFFRFPAICNAPTSPQVPGAGVYMNARLINNLAGKYLGGYGVPFDLQELTGTSGLDINSITHVRLVDVVGSTGGHASYDSEGNVINEPYPTPFPTGGFDLDAVGAFYQHGLFPMGIGTPGVQKNYVVYPNPATDRLVLTSDEPMQAMLTDISGKQLTTISLTSGAAEIFLDSYTKGIYLVVLSDSKGNKWVEKITKL from the coding sequence ATGCGTACAATTCTCTCTCTGATAACACTTTGCCTGGTGCAAACTGCCACTGCGCAGTTTGCACCGCAGGCCGGTGTTGCCGGAACAACCGCGATATCTAAAACCAGCGGTAAGTTCACCGGCTGGGCCACTGGTTGCGCGCTGCAGCGTGGGTGGACCGATATCAATGATAAGAGCCAGGGTTATGTTACATCTGGCGATAGCAGCTGGGCTATTGGAATTGCTGATGCAGTTCCTGTAAGTATTGGCGACAGCGGGGTGGCTACACTTACTTTTGCGAAACCGCTCTACGACGGTGCCGGTCCTGACTTTGCAGTGTTTGAGAATGCATTTCCAAACCCGCAAGACCCTGAGATGGCCTTTCTTGAATTAGCTTTCGTTGAAGTGAGTTCGGACGGTGTTAACTTTTTCCGGTTTCCCGCGATCTGCAATGCACCCACATCTCCACAAGTACCGGGCGCTGGTGTGTATATGAATGCAAGGCTGATCAACAACCTTGCAGGCAAATACCTTGGCGGTTATGGTGTGCCTTTCGACCTGCAGGAACTGACAGGTACTTCAGGTCTCGATATAAATAGCATTACCCATGTGCGTCTTGTAGACGTTGTTGGGTCTACCGGTGGTCATGCTTCGTATGATAGCGAAGGGAACGTCATCAACGAACCTTATCCCACACCATTCCCAACAGGAGGCTTCGACCTCGATGCAGTCGGGGCATTTTACCAGCATGGGTTGTTTCCAATGGGTATAGGTACCCCCGGTGTACAAAAGAACTACGTGGTTTATCCTAACCCTGCAACAGACCGCCTCGTGTTGACCAGTGATGAGCCGATGCAGGCTATGCTGACGGATATTTCGGGCAAGCAATTGACCACTATCAGTTTGACCTCTGGAGCAGCTGAGATATTTTTGGATAGCTATACCAAAGGCATTTATTTGGTTGTGCTGAGTGATAGCAAGGGTAACAAATGGGTAGAAAAGATCACCAAATTATAA
- a CDS encoding DUF4465 domain-containing protein, with protein MRNFTLLTIIALFLGVSAQAQTVASFDTLTLPKADTFYVNYSSYGDDLGFDDGLAHFPCVYDTFPGGWQYWQSGFAYSNMTDSLTAGYTNQYSAITGKGHNGSSQYIIGWDVMNKIYLKGKAVGKPVNGFYLANTAYAYYSMRDGDMFAKKFGGASGNDSDYLVITVRGYLDGALKTDSVQEYLADFTSSDNTKDTIYRGWRWVNLLTLGNVDSLQIELTSSDMGAFGMNTPGYYAIDDFTTYETASVASSPSTHAAKVYPNPAAGQLFVELKDDKIRHLQITDMTGRVVAGFEAKEGVNLLPVSSLPAGAYLLNMWGESQKASVRFVKQ; from the coding sequence ATGCGCAATTTTACACTCTTAACCATTATTGCTCTTTTTCTGGGCGTCAGCGCGCAGGCGCAGACTGTTGCCAGCTTCGATACTTTGACGCTGCCAAAAGCAGACACTTTTTACGTTAACTACAGCTCTTATGGCGATGACCTGGGCTTTGACGACGGCTTGGCGCACTTTCCTTGCGTTTACGATACTTTCCCCGGCGGATGGCAGTACTGGCAAAGCGGTTTTGCTTATAGCAATATGACCGATAGCCTGACCGCTGGTTATACAAACCAATATTCGGCTATTACCGGAAAAGGACATAACGGCTCTTCTCAATATATCATTGGCTGGGATGTGATGAATAAAATTTACTTGAAAGGCAAAGCAGTTGGTAAACCAGTAAATGGTTTCTACCTGGCCAACACTGCCTATGCTTATTACAGCATGCGCGATGGCGACATGTTTGCCAAGAAATTTGGTGGCGCTTCAGGCAACGATTCTGACTATTTGGTTATTACTGTACGTGGTTACCTGGATGGTGCGTTGAAAACAGATAGCGTTCAGGAATACCTGGCTGACTTCACCAGTTCTGACAACACTAAAGATACTATTTATCGCGGCTGGCGCTGGGTCAACCTGTTGACACTGGGTAACGTAGACAGCCTGCAGATCGAACTGACTTCATCTGATATGGGTGCATTCGGTATGAATACCCCCGGATACTATGCTATTGACGATTTTACCACCTACGAAACAGCCTCTGTAGCTTCATCACCATCAACACACGCCGCAAAAGTTTACCCTAACCCGGCTGCCGGTCAATTGTTCGTTGAACTGAAAGACGACAAGATCAGGCATTTGCAGATCACCGACATGACGGGTAGGGTAGTTGCCGGCTTTGAAGCAAAAGAAGGAGTAAATTTGCTCCCGGTTTCGTCGCTGCCTGCTGGTGCTTACCTGCTGAACATGTGGGGTGAGTCGCAAAAAGCTAGCGTGCGTTTTGTAAAACAATAA
- the rlmB gene encoding 23S rRNA (guanosine(2251)-2'-O)-methyltransferase RlmB, protein MKPARSLPILIGRKPLLEALQQGTMIEKIFLLRSATGPEINSIKQLARERNIPISQVPVEKLNNLTKAQHQGVVAWTSLLHYVELQDAIDSVVDKGETPLFVLLDGVTDVRNVGAIARTALCCGAQGIILPTSSSASLTEEAIKTSTGALRKILLCRIPSVQQAIDVLRLNGIQVLGTQMQGAIPVFEADMKIPSCVVMGAEDTGISKDVIKRADTLIKIPMAQQFDSLNVSVATGMILYEAMRQRLLS, encoded by the coding sequence ATGAAGCCTGCACGCTCGCTGCCCATATTGATAGGACGTAAACCCTTGCTGGAAGCCCTCCAACAAGGGACGATGATTGAAAAGATCTTCCTGCTGCGCAGTGCTACCGGTCCCGAGATCAATAGCATCAAACAGCTGGCACGCGAGCGCAACATTCCCATCAGCCAGGTTCCGGTCGAAAAACTGAACAACCTCACCAAAGCACAGCACCAGGGTGTTGTGGCATGGACCAGCCTGTTGCACTATGTAGAATTGCAGGATGCCATTGATTCAGTTGTAGACAAAGGCGAAACGCCACTGTTTGTGTTACTGGATGGTGTAACAGACGTGCGCAATGTGGGCGCAATTGCACGTACAGCTCTTTGTTGCGGCGCGCAAGGCATTATACTACCAACTTCTTCATCAGCTTCGCTTACCGAAGAAGCGATCAAAACTTCAACAGGAGCTTTACGCAAGATACTGCTTTGCCGTATTCCTTCTGTACAACAGGCCATCGATGTATTGCGCCTGAACGGTATACAGGTGCTGGGCACGCAAATGCAAGGGGCAATACCTGTATTTGAGGCAGACATGAAAATACCATCGTGCGTGGTAATGGGTGCCGAAGATACCGGTATCAGCAAGGATGTAATTAAGCGCGCTGACACGCTGATCAAGATACCTATGGCGCAGCAATTCGACTCGCTCAATGTATCCGTAGCCACCGGTATGATCCTCTACGAAGCCATGCGCCAGCGCTTATTGTCGTAA
- a CDS encoding cysteine-rich CWC family protein: MTEKRCSKCGKPFGCKADERGCWCENLTLSTETLVQLKAEYDNCLCPDCLATYQESSQQTSGGL, translated from the coding sequence ATGACGGAAAAACGCTGTTCAAAATGTGGTAAACCTTTCGGCTGTAAAGCCGATGAGCGCGGCTGCTGGTGCGAGAATTTGACACTTTCTACAGAAACATTGGTACAACTGAAGGCTGAGTACGATAATTGCCTTTGTCCTGATTGCCTGGCAACCTACCAGGAGTCTAGTCAGCAAACATCAGGCGGGCTGTAA
- a CDS encoding YebC/PmpR family DNA-binding transcriptional regulator has product MGRIFEVRKSKMFARYDRMAKQFTRIGKEIAIAVKKGGPDPDTNPMLRRIMQNAKSFNMPKDRIEGAIKNALGKDTSNYEEVLFEGYAPHGIAILVETATDNNTRTVANVRSHFNKGGGNLGNSGSVGFMFKHLGVFKLNPEGLNPEDLELELIDAGLEELGEDSENNLIVRCEFNSFGSMQKALEERGITPISSELEWIPLNTVEVSEEQSDEVFKLMERLEQDDDVQRVFHNMA; this is encoded by the coding sequence ATGGGTCGGATATTTGAAGTACGGAAATCAAAAATGTTTGCCAGGTACGATAGGATGGCAAAGCAGTTTACCCGTATCGGTAAAGAGATCGCGATAGCTGTTAAGAAAGGTGGTCCTGATCCGGACACCAACCCGATGCTTCGCCGTATCATGCAGAACGCTAAGTCGTTCAACATGCCTAAAGACCGTATCGAAGGCGCCATCAAAAACGCACTCGGTAAGGATACCAGCAACTACGAAGAGGTATTGTTTGAGGGTTATGCACCACATGGTATCGCTATACTGGTAGAAACCGCTACTGATAACAACACCCGTACTGTTGCTAACGTTCGCTCTCACTTCAACAAAGGCGGTGGTAACCTCGGTAACAGCGGCTCTGTAGGTTTCATGTTCAAACACCTGGGCGTATTCAAACTGAATCCTGAAGGCCTGAATCCAGAAGACCTGGAGCTGGAACTGATAGATGCAGGACTGGAAGAGCTGGGTGAAGACAGCGAAAATAACCTGATCGTGCGTTGCGAGTTCAACTCATTTGGCAGCATGCAAAAGGCGCTGGAAGAAAGGGGCATTACTCCGATATCTTCAGAACTGGAATGGATACCGCTGAACACAGTGGAAGTATCTGAAGAACAATCAGACGAAGTGTTTAAGCTGATGGAGCGACTGGAGCAGGATGACGACGTGCAGCGTGTGTTCCACAACATGGCGTAA
- a CDS encoding DUF3817 domain-containing protein, producing the protein MLDSKLGRFRAIALIEAVSYLILLFIAMPLKYMAGMPEMVKYTGWLHGVLFVAYGILLLQVWIGYKWSFKKTTLVFVSSLVPFAPFFVDRRLKQEDQ; encoded by the coding sequence ATGCTGGATTCAAAACTGGGCCGCTTTCGCGCCATTGCATTGATAGAGGCGGTTTCTTACCTCATTTTACTGTTCATTGCTATGCCATTGAAATATATGGCCGGCATGCCCGAAATGGTAAAATATACCGGCTGGCTGCACGGCGTGCTGTTTGTTGCATACGGCATCTTATTGCTGCAGGTATGGATCGGTTACAAATGGTCGTTCAAAAAAACCACGCTGGTCTTTGTATCATCCCTGGTGCCTTTTGCACCATTTTTTGTTGACCGCAGGTTGAAACAGGAAGACCAATAG
- a CDS encoding response regulator, with protein MSQPAPGFKFKRVMVVDDASIDRFLVERIVKKTSFAEEVLSFESAKDALEGLSQTADTAPQVIFLDINMPGMNGFEFLTEFEKFPDSFKQDCSVVMLTSSLHPDDKLKAAHNPRIKCFLNKPLKPEYLINLEL; from the coding sequence ATGAGCCAGCCTGCACCAGGTTTTAAGTTCAAGCGAGTGATGGTGGTGGATGATGCCTCGATTGACCGTTTTCTTGTAGAGCGTATAGTGAAGAAAACCAGTTTTGCCGAGGAGGTACTTAGCTTTGAGTCAGCGAAAGACGCGCTGGAGGGGCTGAGTCAGACAGCCGACACTGCACCGCAGGTCATATTCCTGGATATCAATATGCCGGGTATGAACGGCTTTGAGTTCCTGACTGAGTTCGAAAAGTTTCCGGATAGTTTCAAACAAGACTGTTCCGTGGTTATGCTCACATCTTCCCTTCATCCAGACGATAAGCTAAAAGCCGCTCACAACCCTCGGATCAAGTGCTTTTTGAACAAGCCCCTGAAGCCTGAGTATCTCATCAATCTCGAACTCTAG
- the rsmG gene encoding 16S rRNA (guanine(527)-N(7))-methyltransferase RsmG: MEVILKYFDDFSEAQIAQFEQLEALYKDWNEKINVISRKDIDTLYERHVLHSLAIAAICNFHKGARIIDIGTGGGFPGIPLAIFFPEVEFVLADSIGKKIKVVQGVADAIGLKNVTAVHSRVEDVKGNNFDFAVSRAVAPLGELWQWVERKIKPGKHSDDLHAGLICLKGGDLTKEIKESGLEAKAQAWSVHDIFPEPVFEEKFVIYVPK; the protein is encoded by the coding sequence GTGGAAGTAATTCTTAAATATTTCGACGATTTTTCTGAAGCGCAGATAGCACAGTTCGAACAGCTGGAGGCGTTATATAAGGATTGGAATGAAAAGATCAATGTCATATCGCGCAAGGATATCGATACATTGTACGAGCGCCACGTGTTGCATTCGCTGGCTATTGCCGCGATATGCAATTTCCACAAAGGTGCGCGTATAATAGATATTGGTACAGGAGGCGGCTTCCCCGGTATCCCGTTAGCGATATTCTTTCCTGAAGTAGAGTTTGTTCTGGCCGATAGTATCGGTAAAAAAATAAAAGTAGTGCAGGGTGTGGCCGATGCAATTGGTTTGAAGAATGTAACGGCAGTGCATAGCAGGGTAGAAGATGTGAAGGGTAACAATTTTGATTTTGCTGTGTCGCGGGCTGTTGCCCCGCTTGGCGAGCTGTGGCAATGGGTGGAGCGTAAAATAAAACCCGGAAAACATAGTGATGACTTGCACGCCGGTCTTATCTGCCTTAAGGGCGGCGACCTTACAAAAGAGATAAAAGAGTCGGGACTGGAGGCTAAAGCACAAGCCTGGAGCGTGCATGACATCTTTCCAGAGCCTGTGTTTGAAGAGAAGTTCGTGATCTATGTACCAAAATAA
- a CDS encoding glycosyltransferase, whose translation MGYVLYLYSHFFLIRDGEAGPIDPQPVSVVICAKNEADNLRQNLPSILAQRYTNAAGKKAFEVIVVNDGSTDDTEKVLNELSQQYDNLSPVTIPADAVRDKPGKKYALGKGIEHASHEMLLLTDADCKPVSDHWIRTMTAPLHEGKKVVAGVGRYYEAPGLLNTFIRWETLHSLFQSASYAAAGKPYMAVGRNMACTKAAFHEAQHSKVWDKLPSGDDDLMMRAVAHSNNTAVVIDTDVQTLSLAKGTLPDYVKQKQRHLSTGKYYKLSVKLALGAYALSHALSWLLCLVLLLAGNWQLALGVMIARCITYYTIWHAVSQKIGEKMSFSAFLVGDAGWLVYNFAFAPYILFKNKQRWK comes from the coding sequence ATGGGGTACGTATTGTACCTCTATTCGCATTTCTTTCTCATTCGCGATGGTGAAGCCGGTCCAATCGATCCTCAGCCTGTATCGGTAGTGATCTGTGCAAAGAATGAAGCAGACAACCTGCGTCAAAACCTGCCTTCGATACTGGCGCAAAGATACACGAATGCGGCAGGTAAAAAGGCTTTTGAGGTGATCGTAGTAAATGATGGTTCGACAGACGATACCGAAAAGGTATTAAATGAGCTTAGTCAGCAATATGATAATCTCTCGCCTGTAACTATTCCAGCAGACGCGGTACGTGATAAGCCAGGTAAGAAATATGCGTTAGGCAAGGGTATTGAGCATGCCAGCCATGAAATGCTGCTGTTGACCGATGCCGATTGCAAGCCGGTCAGCGACCACTGGATCAGGACCATGACCGCGCCATTGCACGAAGGCAAGAAAGTTGTGGCAGGCGTGGGCAGGTACTACGAGGCTCCCGGCCTTCTGAATACGTTCATTCGCTGGGAAACGTTGCATAGCCTGTTCCAGTCGGCCAGTTATGCAGCGGCCGGTAAGCCCTATATGGCAGTGGGCCGCAATATGGCGTGCACTAAAGCTGCTTTTCACGAAGCACAGCACTCCAAAGTTTGGGATAAACTTCCTTCAGGCGACGATGACCTGATGATGCGCGCGGTAGCTCACAGCAACAATACTGCAGTAGTTATCGATACGGATGTACAGACCTTATCACTGGCAAAAGGCACGCTGCCAGATTATGTAAAGCAAAAGCAACGACACCTTTCGACCGGTAAATACTACAAGCTGAGTGTGAAGCTGGCGCTTGGTGCCTACGCCTTATCGCATGCGCTTAGTTGGTTGTTGTGTTTGGTTTTGCTGCTGGCCGGGAACTGGCAATTGGCGCTTGGCGTGATGATTGCACGGTGTATAACATATTACACTATATGGCATGCCGTAAGCCAGAAAATAGGCGAAAAGATGTCTTTTTCTGCCTTTTTAGTTGGGGATGCTGGCTGGCTGGTGTATAACTTTGCATTCGCGCCCTACATACTTTTCAAAAATAAACAGAGGTGGAAGTAA
- the tgt gene encoding tRNA guanosine(34) transglycosylase Tgt: MEFELQANDPNSSARAGKITTGHGVIETPIFMPVGTVGSVKAVTQSQLKDEVKAEIILGNTYHLYLRPGTAVLEEAGGLHKFNGWDRPILTDSGGYQVFSLSNNRKLNEEGAMFQSHIDGSKHLFTPENVIATQRTIGADIIMAFDECPPYPSEFLYAKKSMELTHRWLARCVKAMGETEPKYGYEQSLFPIVQGSTYKDLRKASSEFIASMECDGNAIGGLSVGEPEEQMYEMCAVCTEILPADKPRYLMGVGTPWNILENISLGVDMFDCVMPTRNGRNGMLFTSKGVVNIKNKKWATDFSPIDDGIDCHSSNFYSKAYLRHLFVASEILGLQIASVHNLAFYLHLVKQARQHILQGDFQSWKNEMIPILKQRL; the protein is encoded by the coding sequence ATGGAATTTGAATTACAGGCCAATGATCCGAACTCATCCGCTCGGGCAGGTAAAATAACTACCGGTCACGGCGTGATAGAAACGCCCATCTTTATGCCTGTGGGTACCGTAGGCAGCGTAAAAGCAGTGACGCAATCGCAGCTAAAGGATGAGGTAAAGGCAGAGATCATACTCGGCAATACTTACCATTTGTACCTCCGTCCGGGAACGGCTGTGCTGGAAGAAGCGGGCGGCCTGCACAAATTCAATGGCTGGGACAGACCCATTCTTACCGATAGTGGAGGCTACCAGGTATTCTCGCTGTCCAATAACCGGAAGCTGAATGAAGAAGGCGCAATGTTCCAGTCGCATATCGATGGGTCAAAACACTTGTTCACGCCAGAGAATGTAATAGCTACCCAACGTACCATAGGCGCCGACATCATCATGGCTTTCGATGAGTGCCCGCCCTACCCTTCAGAATTTCTGTATGCGAAAAAATCGATGGAGCTGACGCACCGCTGGCTAGCCCGTTGTGTAAAGGCCATGGGTGAAACGGAACCGAAGTATGGTTACGAACAATCCCTGTTCCCCATCGTACAAGGCAGCACGTACAAAGATCTTCGCAAGGCTTCATCAGAATTCATCGCCAGCATGGAGTGTGACGGTAATGCTATAGGCGGCCTTTCTGTAGGCGAACCCGAAGAGCAGATGTATGAGATGTGTGCCGTGTGTACCGAGATCCTCCCAGCCGACAAACCACGCTACCTGATGGGTGTGGGTACGCCCTGGAACATCCTCGAAAACATCTCACTCGGTGTTGACATGTTTGACTGCGTGATGCCTACACGCAATGGCCGTAACGGTATGCTGTTCACCAGCAAGGGCGTGGTCAACATCAAAAACAAGAAATGGGCAACAGATTTCAGCCCGATAGACGACGGTATAGACTGCCACAGCAGCAACTTCTACAGCAAGGCTTACCTGCGTCACTTGTTCGTAGCCAGTGAGATATTAGGCTTGCAAATTGCCAGCGTGCACAATCTGGCTTTTTACCTGCATTTGGTAAAGCAGGCACGTCAGCATATTTTGCAGGGCGATTTCCAGTCGTGGAAAAATGAGATGATACCCATACTTAAACAACGCTTATAA